The following are encoded together in the Malaya genurostris strain Urasoe2022 chromosome 3, Malgen_1.1, whole genome shotgun sequence genome:
- the LOC131434569 gene encoding LOW QUALITY PROTEIN: mucin-2-like (The sequence of the model RefSeq protein was modified relative to this genomic sequence to represent the inferred CDS: substituted 1 base at 1 genomic stop codon), giving the protein STTPDITTTTTDSTTSTTPESTTTEGTTSTTPESTTTTESITSTTSESTTTEGITSTTPESTTKTEGTTSTTPESTTTTESITSTTYESTTTEGITSTTPESTTTTEAITSTRSESTTTTEGITSTTSESTTTTESITSTTSESTTTEGITSTTPDITTTTDSTTATTPESTTTEGTTSTTPESTTTTESITSTTSESTTTEGITSTTPESTTTTEGTTSTTPESTTTTESITSTTPESTTTTEGTTSTTPESTTTTDSTTSTTPESTTTTEGTTSTTPESTTTTESITSTTPLSTTTTESINTTTPESTTTTGSITSTTPESTTTEGTTSTTPESTTTTESITSTTSESTTTEGITSTTPESTTTTEAITSTRSESTTTFEGITSTTSESTTTTESITSTIPESTTTXGITSTTPDITTTTTDSTTSTTPESTTTEGTTSTTPESTTTTESITSTTSESTTTEGITSTTPDITTTTDSTTSTTPESTTTTESITSTTPESTTTTERITSTTPESTTTTEGITLTTTESTTTTESITSTTPESTTTTESITSTTPESTTTTEGTTLTTPESTTTTASITSTTSESTTTEGITSTTPDITTTTDSTTSTTPESTTTTEGTTSTTPESTTTTESITSTTPESTTTTEGITSTTPESTTTTESITSTTSESTTTEGITSTTADITTTTDSITSTTPESTTTIEGTTSTTPESTTTTESITSTTPESSTTTESITTTTPESTTTTKSITSTTYESTTTEGITSTTPESTTTTEEITSTRSESTTTTEGITSTTSESTTTTESITSTISESTTT; this is encoded by the coding sequence cacctgaatcaacaaccacgactgaaagcatcacttcaacaacatctgaatcaacgacaactgaaggcatcacatcaactacaccagaatcaacgacaaaaactgaaggcacaacatcaacaacacctgaatcaacaaccacaactgaaagcatcacttcaacaacatatgaatcaacgacaactgaaggaatcacttcaaccacacctgaatcaacgacaacaactgaagcaaTCACTTCAACAAgatctgaatcaacgacaacaactgaaggaatcacttcaacaacatctgaatcaacaaccacaactgaaagtatcacttcaacaacatctgaatcaacgacaactgaaggcatcacttcaaccaCTCCagatataacaacaacaactgatagcaccactgcaacaacacctgaatcaacgacaactgaaggcacaacatcaacaacacctgaatcaacaaccacgactgaaagcatcacttcaacaacatctgaatcaacgacaactgaaggcatcacttcaactacaccagaatcaacgacaacaactgaaggcacaacatcaacaacacctgaatcaacaaccacaactgaaagcatcacttcaacgacacctgaatcaacgacaacaactgaaggcacaacatcaacaacgcctgaatcaacaaccacaactgatagcaccacttcaacaacacctgaatcaacgacaacaactgaaggcacaacatcaacaacgcctgaatcaacaaccacaactgaaagcatcacttcaactacaccattatcaacgacaacaactgaaagcatcaatacaacaacacctgaatcaacaaccacaactggaagtatcacttcaacaacacctgaatcaacgacaactgaaggcacaacatcaacaacacctgaatcaacaaccacgactgaaagcatcacttcaacaacatctgaatcaacgacaactgaaggcatcacatcaactacaccagaatcaacgacaacaactgaagcaaTCACTTCAACAAgatctgaatcaacgacaacatttGAAGGAatcacttcaacaacatctgaatcaacaaccacaactgaaagcatcacttcaacaatacctgaatcaacgacaacataaggcatcacttcaactacaccagatataacaacaacaacaactgatagcaccacttcaacaacacctgaatcaacgacaactgaaggcacaacatcaacaacacctgaatcaacaaccacgactgaaagcatcacttcaacaacatctgaatcaacgacaactgaaggcatcacttcaaccacaccagatataacaacaacaactgatagcaccacttcaacaacacctgaatcaacaaccacaactgaaagcatcacttcaactacaccagaatcaacgacaacaactgaacgcatcacttcaacaacaccagaatcaacgacaacaactgaaggtatCACTTTAACCAcaacagaatcaacaaccacaactgaaagcatcacttcaactacacctgaatcaacaaccacaactgaaagcatcacttcaactacaccagaatcaacgacaacaactgaaggcacaacattaacaacacctgaatcaacaaccacaactgcaagtatcacttcaacaacatctgaatcaacgacaactgaaggcatcacttcaaccacaccagatataacaacaacaactgatagcacaacttcaacaacacctgaatcaacgacaacaactgaaggcacaacatcaacaacacctgaatcaacaaccacaactgaaagcatcacttcaactacaccagaatcaacgacaacaactgaaggcatcacttcaacaacaccagaatcaacaaccacaactgaaagtatcacttcaacaacatctgaatcaacgacaactgaaGGAATCACCTCAACCACAGCagatataacaacaacaactgatagcatcacttcaacaacacctgaatcaacgacaacaattgaaggcacaacatcaacaacacctgaatcaacaaccacaactgaaagcatcacttcaactacaccagaatcatcgacaacaactgaaagcatcactacaacaacacctgaatcaacaaccacaactaaaagcatcacttcaacaacatatgaatcaacgacaactgaaggaatcacttcaaccacacctgaatcaacgacaacaactgaagaaaTCACTTCAACAAgatctgaatcaacgacaacaactgaaggaatcacttcaacaacatctgaatcaacaaccacaactgaaagcatcacttcaacaatatctgaatcaacgacaacataa